Proteins from a single region of Catenulispora acidiphila DSM 44928:
- a CDS encoding carboxymuconolactone decarboxylase family protein, which yields MAARIPPLSPPYSAEAADLLDRMMPGDQEPIALFRTFARNLPMAEALHVWGSHVLSRRLTLTLRDREILIDRTCARCGCEYEWGVHIAHFADRAALTGDQITALTHGTSADPCWTTDRDRLLLDAADALHDENDIDDALWTRLAAEFTDDQLLDLLLVCGWYHAISFTARAARLPLEPGAARFETA from the coding sequence ATGGCCGCTCGGATCCCACCGCTGTCGCCGCCCTACTCCGCCGAAGCCGCGGACCTGCTGGATCGCATGATGCCCGGCGACCAGGAACCCATCGCCCTGTTCCGCACCTTCGCCCGCAACCTCCCGATGGCCGAGGCGCTGCACGTCTGGGGCAGCCACGTCCTCAGCCGCCGCCTCACTCTCACCCTGCGCGACCGCGAAATCCTCATCGACCGCACCTGCGCGCGCTGCGGCTGCGAATACGAGTGGGGCGTCCACATCGCCCACTTCGCCGACCGCGCCGCCCTGACCGGCGACCAGATCACGGCACTGACCCACGGAACCAGCGCCGACCCCTGCTGGACCACCGACCGCGACCGCCTGCTTCTCGACGCGGCCGACGCCCTGCACGACGAGAACGACATCGACGACGCCCTCTGGACCCGCCTCGCCGCTGAGTTCACCGACGACCAGCTCCTCGATCTCCTGCTGGTGTGCGGCTGGTACCACGCCATCAGCTTCACCGCCCGCGCCGCGCGCCTCCCGCTGGAGCCGGGAGCGGCGCGCTTCGAGACAGCCTGA